The DNA region CACGCGCATACATATACACATGAATAGATAGAATGTAAAAGTTTATATGGCTCCAAAGAGGTTTCTAAACCTGAGACTTAAGTGCTGAGCCACTTGTTTGCGAGATTCTCACGTGTAAATGACTTCTCATTTTGCTTTGATATGATATAGCCTTCTTTATGGAGCCGAAGACCCTTCTATATCTGGAATGGTGTTGGATAGCGCCTTTTCAAACTTATATGGCTTGATGATGGAGCTTGTTGATGTCTATAAAATTCGACTTCCGAAGTTCACTGTAATaatctctccctctctctctccCTACTTCTATCTGAATCTATATGCAGAAGTGATTCTTTAGTTTGGTTAAAGTTTCTGATACTTTGTTGTGTTTGGTTCACTGTTAGCTTAAAATGGTTGTACAATACATGCGGCGGGTTATTGAGAAGAAAGCAAAGTTTGATATTATGAACCTTAACTGTTTGCAGGTATGGATTGTTAGCTTTAATTCTACATTTTCTTTTTTAGAATTACGATTAGAACGTACCATTCTCGTTGTGGTAACATTTATTTTCTGGCTATACAAATTGTTAAGTAGAGTTATTTCCTTTCCATAACTTTTTTGAAGTAATTAACTAAAAGCTTACAGGCAGCACCGAAGACATCCATTCCTGTTTTATTTGGACATGCTAACGACGACGATTTTGTTCAGCCTCACCACTCTGATCTCATCTCTGAATCCTATGCGGTACTATATCAAACATTTTACCTATTGTTTATCAAGCAATTTGCAGTTCTGCACTCTCTTCGCATAAACAGAACGTCTTTCGCCTCTAAATTTGTAGGGAGATAAAAACACCATAAAGTTTGAGGGTGATCACAACTCTACTCGACCACAGATCTTCTACGATTCAGTTTGTATTTTTTTCTACAATGTCCTCCGCCCTCCTCATATTCCTAGATCTCGTAGATTTGAGACATATTACAGTATGAAGGATACAAGAGTCGGTTCTCCTGAGGATGAGGTAATTCGGCTTTTATCAGGTGAGTTTTAGTTGAATAATAGAATCTAACTTATTCTTGGTATCTTGCTAGGACGTATTGTATGATATAGTCTCTAGTTTACAGTCTTCAACTACTGATGCTGCCAGTTCATCTTCTGCTTCTACAACCATTTCAAATTCAATCCTATCCTCGGTAAGTGAAATTCTTTAAAGAATTGCTTCAATGACAGTTATAATAAGACAAATCTTCAATCAGTCCATAGCTTTTTTGTTTAATTTGTGAATTGCTTGTGATGCAGGAGTCTGTGATTAGAAAAGAAACAACACATGGCTGTGGTGAACTTGTAGATTCAAAGGTGATTTTATTAAGCTGTTTTTTGTCCACGTGCCGATTTTGTTTGCTAACTGTTTGTTATCAGCATCATTAGTGGTTTAAACACATTGATCTGTAAGTCCTGAAAATACTTTTGATGATTCTGCAGGATGAGCAAAATTCTCCAACTGAAGATTATTTCTCATACTGTGGCTCAACAAGAGAAAGCTTGGTTGGTGATAATGATTCTGAGGTATTTGTAACACCTTTGGGAAGTATGAGAGAGACATTGGAAGAACAAAAAGAAGGTGAAAAGaatcaaaagaagaagaagaagaagaaagctGAAACAGACGGAAAGAAACTGAAACCAGACAGGTTTGAGAAGCTGGAGTCCTTTAGTCGACGCCTGCGGCTCTGCCTTTTGAAGGGATCTGCCCATCAAAGACACAAATCCTCTTGATTGCTGTTGTGAGATCTTCATCTAACATTACTATTTTCATAACATCAATGTAATAATACAGTACAATTTTAAGGCAATCCATGAAATTCAACTTGTATATGTAGCTTGATTCTCTGTCAAAAAAGAAAAACTTGTATGTAGCTTGATTCTTTTCTAGGAAATATTCTACATGTTTTCGTGAGCAAATTATTCCACTATAAATTAACTTATCAATTATCTACTTTCTTTTTACAAAACATAGCCTTAATTTTCAAGAGAGTATAGTATGAGTATTTTGAAAGTATAGAAGATGACAATAACCTTTCTACTAACCCAATTCAAATCAATTCtctaaaataattaaattaaagGCTGTGTATTTAGTCAAGAATTCAACTGAAAACTAAAATTTGAAAATCTATGAAGAACAAGTTCCTCCATCAACTAAGAGTAATACATATAACACAAACTAAGATACTGCATATCCTGCAGAATACACCACCAAATCACATATTCCTGCCACCAAGCTTGTCCAATTCCTCGCCACTTCTTGTAGACATTCCTAAATCAGAATCAAAGTGATCTCGGCTAAGGAAAACAGGTTGCTGGTATGACGGCATGCTTGACTCCAGTATCTGATGTGGAAGCATCATGTCTGGATTTGAATACTCTCCTTCCACACTTACTCGTTGCTTTTTAGTTGATCTCTCGCCGTTAGGACTGTCAGCGGGAGAACCGACTTGGCAACCGGAATCTGGCGTCATCGGTTCGTGGTGAGATGAAAAAGATTCAACTGAAAGACTCTTTGCTGGTGTGTGATCTTTAGCAGCTTTTTCTGGGTCGGGGGTTGCCGGTTCAGTCTTATTGTCGAGTTCTTGTTGGCACATATCTCCTGGAGTTGGTGCTGCAATACCAGAGCCAGGTGCTTCTGAAAGAACCCCACTGAGTCGCTGTTGCTCTTCGATTATctttttcaaatattttcccTGAGCTTCTATCCTTAACTGTAGCTGTCTCTGCACCTGTTTCACAATGAATAAAAAATCAGTTACAAGATTGACATAATATATAGCTGATAGATCGGTTCGACAAGGAGGTATACCTCTAATTGTTCATGTAGACGCTTCTGCACCTCCATTTGAAGTTTTAGTGCTTCATTAATTTGCATTCCCCTGAAGACATTGAACATTAGTTATTTATACCACCAAGAATTCGTCAAAACAATCAAGATCCTTTGATACAAAAGTTAGATTTTTTCTCACTAACAGGTTTTGAGGCATTGAATGCCTAACAAAAACAGAAACTTTTATTACCAATAAGCTTCCTTGTATAATTATGATAACCCAAAAGCATAAAAGGAAGCTATACTCACGATGAACCATCTAGGTTGGAAAGCATGTCCCCCGTTTCTTTCTTGTCGGCTTTTTTCCCTTCTATTGACAGTTAAAAGTTATCAGCAAATTTAAAGGATAAATCAAAGTGAAAAGGAAGTTCAATACTTTAAACGGACTAAGAACAATAAATCAGTAAGGCCTAAGTATTTTATATATGAACATATGAATgtgtacaacaacaacaaccaagccTTATACCACTAAGTAGGGTCGGCTACATGGATCAACTTTCACCATAATGTTCTATTCAGGACCATGCCTCTATCCAAATCGTTAATCTCGAGAGCTTACTTAATAACTTCTCTAGTATTTTAGGTCTACATCTACCTTTAGTTGTAAAACAATGAAAATTAGATTTGCGTACCATCGGATGAGGAGTCAGGTAAGTATTTTGCTAGTCGGTATTTCTGTATGCAACAAAAAAGTAGAATGAACACTTAAAAATGAGAATAATGGAAAATCAAGTTAAGAGGCTCTAAAGCGCACAATACCTGCAAATGGCTCTTAACATGGTAAATGGTTAATCCTTGTACACCCATAACTCTGAGAACCCCTTTAGGCGTGGCACCTAGGGAAATGAAAATTTAGAGATTTAAAACACtgttatgatatgatatggaAAGTTCAAGCTTGATAATTTCTTCGTCCAAATTAGGATATCGAGCCAACAAAAGTATTAGACATTTGAGTCACATATGCAACCAATTCTACACTATACATTTTCAGCTAACAAAAAAGGGGGTATATACTCACGATCAGGCCCGCCAAGTTGAGCTACCGCATCAACAAAGCGTTCATGTAGCTCATGTGTCCAGCGCAAACGTTGTTTTGAGTTGTTGGCAAGACTGTTTCCTCCACTACCTGGATCCATTCCGCTCCTACCACAATCTATGTTCTGATCATGAACTAATGAATTGCTTCCAATTAAACTCGAATTAGGAACATTCTTTGGATGATACATTTGTCATTTATCTGACAGTACATAAAAAAAAAGTGAACAGAATTTTAATAATATGAAAATTAATACAAGCATCTCTAACTTAATTGCATATCGTATTTGAAATATCAACACGTTCTGATTTCAATTCTTAATCAGAATCAGCTCAACTTTCATTATTTATCCTGAAAACCAATGGTTCATTTGATCGGAATTTAATAGATTAACACACCGGTGACTTTCCGCAAACAGCAACATCCAGCATTCATAGTTTCCTTGCAAACTAGTATTACTGAACCCGTACACACAAAATCACGGTCTTGAGTAAAGAGTATATGGAGGCGAAACCAAATATCATGCAGGAACCTAAATAATTCTAAGATGAGACATTTCACAATGGATCACAACTTTAATAACAGTAAACAGAATACAAGTCTTCTCTACCTAAAACATCTTTCTTTCGTCCTTCATTTCTTCTCTAGAAAGAGCCAAGCCTCATGAAATAGACACACTAATACCATGTCTAAGAAACTTAAACTCGGCCAATTTAGGTTAAAACTTGTCATATTTTCATTTGGCCAAGGCAAAATACATAAGCATTCATATACATAATCTATAAGTAAATGACACTTAAGACCCACaacagaaagaaaaaaaaaactccAGCATAGCACCAAGAGGTGAAAAGCTTACATCTTTGAGACTAACTCTGAAGAATTCCCAAATTCTCATGAGGAAACATAAAacttcacacacacacacaaaaaaaagcAACATAAAAACTGAAGTGAAAGCTTAAAAAAACAAACTTGATGCCTAAGCTGAGACATTAGCATGATGGGGGTGAAGCTCAAACTAAAGATGTCAAAAGGGTGaccaaaaattcaaaaaattcaAAGAATCAAAACCTAGAGAGAGAGAATAAAAAGAGTGATGACATACCCAGAAAAGATGAGATCTAGAAAGTCCAAGGAAGCATACAAATTTTCGCCCCCTTCAATTTCGGAGGTCTTCTCTCTCTTCCTGAACAGTGAGATATGAATATGAATATATGATACCCTCCAATAAAATTTCTCCTCTTTTTTTTTCTGGGGTTGCTATTGTTATCATCAAACAAATAGACAAAAATACTCTGTTATATCATATCTTTTTCTCGGAAGAAAAATTATAAATAGTATactaaattttttttttttataaaaactatgagaaataaaaaattaataaatattgAAAAATTTATATGTgtatatttaaataaatatttttattaggGAAGCAGGTTGAAAAGTTATTACTCATACGCGTTTTTCGGGTTAAAAATATTAGTCCAAACGCTTTTGAAGACATTTTTCCTCAGCTAATTTAATGTTTGTGATACCTTTATTTTAAAACTGATTTGACCAATCAAACCATAGTTTATAGATGTTGTgatttttaatattaaaataaacaattGTAGTATAAGCTAGAGTTGAAAAGTGATAATGGAATGAGCGGCATAACTCTTTATCAACCATGTAGGACAAAGAATAATCTTTAGAATTAGATATAATACAATAAATAATAGacaataaaaaaaatttaagaaaTATAAATGTGTTTTTAAGATTAATTCTATTAGAATTAGAATTTAGTCTGATTCGTTGTTCAAAAAGGAGAGGGTTGTGTTAGATTGGAGACTCAGCGTAAATTTTTATTGAATCTCTATGACATTAATCAAATACGTAATAGTGTGAATGACTCTAGTTAGGGTAAAAGAGTAAGAATTGTTGCATCAATGTATGAATGTGGTGAAAAATAAACAAGAGTTTGTGAGCGGGTGTAAGTAAAGAAGTTAGTTCATGAAAAAATGATTCATTTTAGAACATGAAATATAAACACATTTATTGGAAAATCTATGGAAATAATGGACGATATGGTTAGGAAGAAAATCAATTTCATCATGGAGTTTTCGTCATCTTTTTATCTTACTATAGCTAATACCTACTTTAGGAAGAAAAAAAGATGAACATTTTATTATGTATAAGACTCTGGGTAGCATGTTCTCAAATAGATTTATTTCTTATTATAAAGTCAGACAAGAAGATTTGCTTGGATTGTAAAGTTATCCGAGAGAGAGCTTAACTATCCAAAATAGAGTATTGGTTATAGATGTAAGAGTCTATAGGGGAGCAAATAGAAAACATTCACATGGGAGCTCCACAAATCAAATGGTGGCATTTGAAGGGAGAAAAACAAAGGGAATTTTCAACATAAGATCTTGGAGGGAGAGTTCTGACAGTCACAAGAAAGTGAAAATAATACGTGGAATAAGATTACCCAAAAGATTAGAAAAATAGCTAAAGAGAAGTTGGGATAATCAATATGTTTTGGACCTAAGGGTAAAGAATCGTGGTGGTGTGGTAAAATGAAAGTGTTTAGGGTAAAGTTATAATAAAAAATGGTGTTTTAAAGAATGATCCAAATGTAAAAATGTTGAAAGTTGTGAAAAGTATAAGAAAGCCAAGAAAGACACAAGAAACTAGTGAGTGAAGTAAGAGCCCAAGCTTTTGACTATTTATACCATATTTATTAACTAAGAAAATGGATATTTATACATACGCTTGTTAAGGGAAGAGAAAGTAAGCCAAGAATTTTGGTTCAAATGAAGTATGTTAAAGATGAAGAAGACAATGTCTTGACTCAGGAAAAAGATAAAATGATTGGTGAAAGTCGTATTTCTACAATTAATTTAATGAAGAATATGACATCTCACTGGAATCTAACATGGTCGACATTATAGAAGAGTATCAAAACTATAATTACTCTCATCGAATTCAGAAACAATAAGTAAAATAAGCGTTGAAAATAATGGGTAACAGTAAGGCGGCTCAGCCAGATAATATACATATTAAAGTGTGATTTGTTTTTTTGGAGATAAGGGCATTTAATGGCGAACCAAACTCTTTAATAAAATTATGAGGTCAAAGAAAATGTCAAATGAATGAAGAAGAAGTACCTTAGTTTCAATCTATAAGAATAAGAGGGATATCCAAAATTTTACAAATATTAGGGGGTCAAACTTATGAGTTATACCATAAAGTTATGGGAAATAGTGATTGAGCGGAGACTATGAAAAGAGACTCAAGTTATTGAGCATCAATTTAGTTTTGTACTTAGGGGGTCGATCATGAAAGTGATTTATCTACTACGACATAGAGTAATATCGAATGGACCAACAAGACTTGCACTTAATTTTCATTGACTTGGAGAAGACATATTATAGTGTGTCAAGAGAGATTTTGTGGAAACTCCTAGAGAAGAAAGGGATTCACATTGCTTATATTCAAGTTATCCAAGATATGTATCAAGATGATACCGACTAGTGTGTAGACACGGGGTGGAGAGACAAATGATTTATCTATTACAATAGGATTGCACCAAGGTTCAATCTTAACCCTATCTTTTTACTTTAATTTTGGGTATACTCATGGAACACATCCAAGAACTAGCACCAAGATGTATGCTTTTTGCAAATGATATAATTATACTTTAAGAGTTAAATGAGAGGTTGAAGATTTTGAGACGAGTCTTAGAAACAAATGGATTTCCCTTCAGTAGAAGTAAGACAAAGTTAATGAAATGTAAGTTCAACAAAAGGAGAAACATTTCTAAGTTAGAGGTGAAAGTTAGAGACCACATCATCCCATAAGTCACGTAGTTTAAATATCTTGAATCCATAATACAAAATGATAGAGAAATAAAAGGGGATGTAAACCATTGAATTCAAACTGGATGGTTGGAATGGAGATGGGCCTCAAGTATTTTATGTGAGATTATCTTATGTGTTTTTATTTGTTGTAATTAGTAGAACTGTTAAAATGGGCTATCGGGTCTTAAATGGATCGGCTCTGGTAGACTTCGGGTTTTTTAGGGTTGACCAAAAAACCCTATTATAATATGGATTCGAAAATTACTTCGAGCTTGACTCTAAATGACCTTTGGACTATCCGGCCTtaaatagattttttttaataaaaaattaaaataaaaacctCATAATATgtattataaataaaattaaaaattattattttaaacataatatatttttaagtactatattatcttttataaatattataataTGTTTTTAAATACAATTAATGTCTAAATTGTATAAAATAATACTAGAATATTTTACATAAGAGAAACTAATAGAATACgagaaaaaaatattaattatattaGTGTATAAGATTTAAAAGAGAGAGATTGAATAGAATAGAGATAAAATACAAAGAGGTGAAAAAAATTAATGTGTTATACTAGAGtaagataatataattattaatataaatattttaaaatttatagtTATGCATGCGGGTCTAACCGGCTATCCACGGTCCATACGAGATAGTCATAATGGATCACAGACTTTTTAGGACCGAGTTAAAAACCCCCTAAAAATATAGACTCTAACTTTGAAGTCCAAACTTTATAATTTTTTGAATCTAACAGATCGATTCATATGTGTTAACCCATTTTAACAGTTATAGTAATTTGTTAGGTTTGGTCGTTTGATACTTACATTTATGAATTATCGAATACGGGTGCGCCATCAAAACGTGGATATGAAGCACATGTCATTTTGACCGAAAGAAGGTGGACCATAATTTATCTCGTGGGgcatttatttatttatttattaacaattttttatttgaaacttttttttaaaattactattaagtaaaaaaaaattattttgttaTCTCTTCTGTGCCTTCAACTTTAATAGAATgttttttaaaagaaaattttcTTTGAGGTTGATGCTTCTCTTCTTTTTATTCTTTTAAAAATTTTACTTAAAGataattctttttattttttctaaCATGAATTTTCTTTATTTGATGTTTAGTCTTTCGAAAATCGTTTAACCACTGAATATGTTCTTTCAAATGATTTTTTCACTGAAGTAGTATGATAGTATGTTAATGTTGATGATTCTTCGATTTTTACTTCTCCATCCTTAAATAATTGAACAAGTTCGTTCAGTTTCTCTACAATTTACTTCTTTTTTAATTTTTCTGAAACTCATAAAGGTttttatcttttttatttttttattttaggATTAAATTAAATTTACAATTCTTAATTCTTAAATATTTTAATAATGAAAGTTTCAACATactttttaatatttttaaactataaattttatttaaaagtgatatcttcatcttcttcgtctCAAGTGTTCATCTCATCTTGATTGATGTTTGAAAAACTCCATATATTAATCATTcttaatatttttttcttttatccATTTTTTGATTTTAATCCACAATTAACTTCTTGTCCAAAATAGACAATTGAATTCCCTTGTTTTTTTTATACATTTTACTTCCACTTTTTTTTTTGTCAAACATGTCAACTTATTTACCTATGTTTTGCCAAATTTCTCACACTAGTCTCTAACATCTGTTGTTAATGAAATAAACAATCCAAAAAATCAAATTAAGAGTTTAATAATGCTATATTTTGACTGTAAACTATTTTCAATATAGTAAAATTTAGATATGTTTAGTTTACTTGGTACAAGTACTCGTGTTTTGCAGTTCATTAAATATATGACATGGgtcatttatttatttaatcatCAATGTTTTTATATCTAAATATAATTTACAAAACTACATATATGTGTTTAATTCATAAATTTTAAAGATTTAAATCGAATCTAATTTACTCATAAATATTAAATAAACTTTTTTAGATATCTCTCTTTAGTGTGTTCAACTCCAACACGTctttttattataattttttttcaataGAATAAAATTATTCAAAATCTTCTTTATTTTATCCATTTTCTGGTTTAATTCTTGGTTACTTTTATTAAATTAGTTATATTACAATGATATATTAAAAATAGTATAAAGAATAATAATTAAAAGATATAATTTGAAAAACTAATCATTGTTTTTATATTAAATAATGAAAATAacaattattttaaaataaattttattttattaaaacaaCAGTAATTTTAAACAATTCAAAATTGATTTCATAATTTTGTACTCTTAATTTCCTTATGCTTTTTAGACAATTAGAAACAagtttttttttaataaacaATCAATGCATTTTTATAGTGATTTCAAGAAGTTTTAAGTCTTAGCTTTTGTGTTAGTGTAATTGTTTTAATGTATTTTGATTCAATTTGACTCGATATCAAATACATATAATATGTAAGGTTACAAAAAATCacataaattaaaaaatattaatttaataCAATGTTGTTATAAAAAGTGTGAGTTCAACCCTCCATACAACTGGTGTATGGATCTTTACTTAAAGAAGAAATAATACAAAAGGCAACAAGGAATTGAACTTAACTCACCAACCAAAGATATATAATTTCTCTTTTCCAAGTTAATCCTATGAATGAACAATATTAATGCAACAAGATAAAGTTATGATCAACTATAAGTAACAActaaaaatgaaaattaaataaaagaaaagTGCATACCTGGTTTAATTATAATTAGCATAAGAAGATACAGTTTGAAAACTTGGGGTATCAACAATGTCTTTCTTTCTATGTTTTCTATTGGtttttatatttttgttttgGTTATTAATTGGTACATATATGTCTACATTATATGACATCAAGTTGTGATAATGACAACAATGTCGCTTAGTAACCAGCTAACATGGAATCTTTTACATATTATTCCGATCCTTCACCAAtgataattttaaaattaatattatttgaGTTGGGATGAAACAATGATAACAATACACTCAACAATATACCTTTCCTTTTCTAACATTGAATGGATCAATCACTCTAAATATTTATAGTCTTATCCATTACATCTTGTAGTTCTTTTTAAATGCTTATAATTTTATACTTCATTCCCTAATTATTGTTGACAGTTAAGAGTTACAACAGACCAATGTTTTAGAATTATAATGAAAAAATATATGACATTTGTATTTAAAATTTTAAGATATATAAATGTTTAATAATCAAAACtatacaaaaatatattttttttggAATGAATTGATTATCGTTCAATCATGTTCATATAAACTGTTTTGATAAAACCGTGTTGTTTTCTGAGTCGGAAGGGAATTCAAGATTTATATTCGTCAACCAAGTAGATATGTCCTTGAAACAGGATTCTCAAGTGCTCATGATACTAGCTTCCCTACAAATAGATAGCGAAGCTACAATCGCTAATATTCCTGTTGTGTGCAAATTCCTGGATGTTTTCCCCGATGACATTGATGATTTGCCTCTTGAATGAGAAGTCGAATTTGCAATAGATTTAGTACCTAGTACTAGACCTATACTTATGACACCACATAAAATATCCGCATTCAAATTGAGTGAGATGAAGAAGCAACTAGAAGATATGTTAGAGAATAAGTTCGGCATGCCTAGTGTATCGCCGTGGAGAGTGTCAAcgttgttggttaagaagaaatATGGAAGCATGAGATTATGTGTGGACTGTCGGAAGTTGAATAAGGTCACTATTAAGTACTGCTATTCTCTCCTAAGGATTGATGATCTCAAAGAAATCTTTTGTAAGTAACTAAAAAAAGTTATATGTTgtgttgtttattatttattGTGAGCTAATAAATTATTATGATGTGGGCATAATCGTGGTGATTATTTTGGTGATAATGCATGTTGTTGAGAGTCAtgctgtcatacggtgaactgacttggggtattttgctttttatcgcaatgtcgcggatagcaagagtcgccaccgacttttcttttatccaataaggaaaggtggaaaagaacaggaaagacctcaatagattttgggttcgggaggtacattacacaaagggaaggtattagcaccctttgtatccatggttatccatgggctcttaattgctggatcacttatatttttgtctgaaaagtgttggtgaattgtttaaaaatgtttcgaaaagagagtttaactttgtaatgattctcgtatgaatgtatacaaagtatttatctcgtttgattttgaaaaacagtttagaaaaatataacttggtaatgattccagtatgaatgtataccaagtggtgattttctaggacttgcaaagtgtgaggggtggaaaatgttttaggttatgatccagtaattgagagttataccttcctaaggtcgttatgggcatttcctatccttatgagggtaaaactgtccttactattgagaagtaagtagttttatcctttggatgtgaaagggtcattgtagggtcatcgataggtcgttgaaggcaacagttgtaaggataccttagcattcgaagggacgatcatcatttaaccgtaggctacaccgaagggtcatcgagggacaaaatcgtattttcgaaggcaacatccgagggaccatgatttattttatgatgatttaaccgaagggtctttgctaagtgtatccctacattcgcgggacacgaccgttataccgtaataccgtagggcagcaaagagaggtccaagatcacatatttaaaggccgtattttacaatcaattaggcaattaggatgaatctccacattaaaatcaatacattaaaatcagctaagtaattgagggtggatctccacattaaaattaatacattaaaattaattaggtaatttagggtgaaactccacaaagggtatcccacaaataaagtggaatacctatctagctagctttctcggcgatgtgtgaacctttgcaaaactcagcaaacatgtcagaataccaaatcagggtgcaatcgagaattacaccacaaaagaaaccaggacaacagtagggtcagataaacaatgcatggttatgataaaaatatgacaggtgggcaaaagtcagaacagaaaagtcggctgctgtcgcgttcgctcctgcttcgcctagcaaagtcttagcgaacactcgttgcatgctcgcttagcgatgtgctagcgagcggctgcggattccggttttaataacgatagAATGGCAGCAAacttcacaccttatagcattcattacagagattatgtggttagacattcagatgttcatgcatacttaaattcatatgtaaaacttaagatagtttcataaattcaatcatgataccatgtgcaaattaagaacataaggtagtaatagcaatgccaacctgtttgtaatcgaattgtaaccttgaattggccgatcggatcgaattgagcggaagtgaccttgctgccgccggcttttccttcagggtttcctttagggttttccgtctgtgagcgctagggtttgcttgctagggttctcccttcgtcctttttcgtcctccctttttctgactggagttgtggtatttat from Lathyrus oleraceus cultivar Zhongwan6 chromosome 1, CAAS_Psat_ZW6_1.0, whole genome shotgun sequence includes:
- the LOC127111946 gene encoding uncharacterized protein LOC127111946, with amino-acid sequence MCKVRDEMLELARLFCLGFPITTNRLNPLADSTEKNIRGGLASKEPDQSKVLPILGGLGFEISVQFIGKWKIIELSSQRLRSTCIPIKRSYSERRTCTRKMIDQFVNFIIRPPRAQYNPDQYLWEKEFFLAGKKYQRKDLELKNARGYTLQCSHYLPFSVAEDISLPCVVYCHGNSGCRADANEAAVILLPSNITVFTLDFSGSGLSDGDHVSLGWHEKEDLKMVVSYLRENKQVSRIGLWGRSMGAVTCLLYGAEDPSISGMVLDSAFSNLYGLMMELVDVYKIRLPKFTLKMVVQYMRRVIEKKAKFDIMNLNCLQAAPKTSIPVLFGHANDDDFVQPHHSDLISESYAGDKNTIKFEGDHNSTRPQIFYDSVCIFFYNVLRPPHIPRSRRFETYYSMKDTRVGSPEDEDVLYDIVSSLQSSTTDAASSSSASTTISNSILSSESVIRKETTHGCGELVDSKDEQNSPTEDYFSYCGSTRESLVGDNDSEVFVTPLGSMRETLEEQKEGEKNQKKKKKKKAETDGKKLKPDRFEKLESFSRRLRLCLLKGSAHQRHKSS
- the LOC127076137 gene encoding myb family transcription factor PHL7, with the protein product MYHPKNVPNSSLIGSNSLVHDQNIDCGRSGMDPGSGGNSLANNSKQRLRWTHELHERFVDAVAQLGGPDRATPKGVLRVMGVQGLTIYHVKSHLQKYRLAKYLPDSSSDEGKKADKKETGDMLSNLDGSSGMQINEALKLQMEVQKRLHEQLEVQRQLQLRIEAQGKYLKKIIEEQQRLSGVLSEAPGSGIAAPTPGDMCQQELDNKTEPATPDPEKAAKDHTPAKSLSVESFSSHHEPMTPDSGCQVGSPADSPNGERSTKKQRVSVEGEYSNPDMMLPHQILESSMPSYQQPVFLSRDHFDSDLGMSTRSGEELDKLGGRNM